In Lepisosteus oculatus isolate fLepOcu1 chromosome 17, fLepOcu1.hap2, whole genome shotgun sequence, a genomic segment contains:
- the oprm1 gene encoding mu-type opioid receptor: MESAGNGTAAGNHLASPLLQNGTYFCRNLSDLLLLEGNLSKCDRADALNKGSTPMVIAIIITALYSIVCVVGLVGNVLVMYVIIRYTKMKTATNIYIFNLALADALATSTLPFQSVNYLMGTWPFGDVLCKVVMSIDYYNMFTSIFTLTTMSVDRYIAVCHPIKALDFRTPRNAKIINVCNWILSSAIALPVMIMATTTMEYSAPGFTDCTLKFPHPSWYWENLLKICVFIFAFIMPVLIITVCYGLMILRLKSVRMLSGSKEKDRNLRRITRMVLVVVAVFIVCWTPIHIFVIIKALVTVPNSLLQSVTWHFCIALGYTNSCLNPVLYAFLDENFKRCFREFCIPAASALELHQSSHTRHANREHNSSGHTAERSNHQV; encoded by the exons ATGGAGAGTGCGGGCAACGGCACGGCAGCAGGGAATCACCTTGCCTCCCCGCTGCTACAGAACGGCACGTATTTCTGCAGGAACCTCAGCGACCTGTTACTGCTGGAAGGCAACCTGTCAAAGTGTGACAGGGCGGACGCTCTGAACAAGGGCTCGACTCCCATGGTCATCGCGATAATCATCACAGCGCTCTATTCCATAGTGTGCGTCGTAGGACTGGTGGGCAACGTGCTGGTCATGTATGTCATCATCAG aTATACGAAAATGAAAACCGCAACcaacatttatattttcaacTTGGCCTTGGCAGATGCTCTGGCTACAAGTACTCTGCCCTTCCAGAGCGTGAACTACCTGATGGGCACCTGGCCTTTCGGCGACGTGCTCTGTAAGGTTGTGATGTCCATTGACTATTACAACATGTTCACCAGCATCTTCACTCTCACCACCATGAGCGTCGACCGCTACATCGCCGTATGTCACCCCATCAAGGCCCTGGACTTCCGGACCCCAAGGAACGCCAAGATCATCAACGTCTGCAACTGGATTTTGTCTTCCGCCATCGCCCTGCCCGTGATGATAATGGCAACCACGACCATGGAATACAGTG CTCCAGGATTCACAGACTGCACTCTGAAATTCCCTCACCCCTCCTGGTACTGGGAGAACCTGCTGAAGATCTGTGTGTTTATCTTCGCCTTCATCATGCCGGTGCTCATCATCACCGTGTGCTACGGGCTGATGATCCTGAGGCTGAAGAGCGTCCGGATGCTGTCCGGCTCCAAAGAGAAGGACCGTAATCTCCGCCGGATCACCCGCATGGTCCTGGTGGTGGTGGCCGTGTTCATCGTCTGCTGGACGCCCATCCACATCTTCGTCATCATCAAGGCCTTGGTCACCGTTCCCAACTCCCTGCTGCAGTCCGTCACCTGGCACTTCTGCATCGCCCTCGGCTACACCAACAGCTGCCTCAACCCCGTCCTCTACGCCTTCCTGGACGAAAATTTCAAGCGATGCTTCCGAGAGTTCTGCATCCCAGCCGCCTCGGCTCTGGAGCTGCACCAGTCCAGCCACACCCGGCACGCCAACCGCGAGCACAACTCCAGCGGCCACACGGCAGAGCGCTCCAACCACCAGGTATGA
- the sf3b5 gene encoding splicing factor 3B subunit 5: MTDRYNIHSQLEHLQSKYIGTGHADTTKWEWLVNQHRDSYCSYMGHFDLLNYFSVAENESKARVRFNLMEKMLQPCGPPADKPDDA; encoded by the coding sequence ATGACGGACCGCTACAACATCCACAGCCAGCTGGAGCACTTGCAGTCCAAGTACATCGGGACGGGCCACGCCGACACCACCAAGTGGGAGTGGCTGGTCAACCAGCACCGGGACTCCTACTGCTCCTACATGGGCCACTTCGACCTGCTCAACTACTTCTCCGTGGCCGAGAACGAGAGCAAGGCCCGGGTGCGCTTCAACCTCATGGAGAAGATGCTGCAGCCCTGCGGGCCGCCCGCCGACAAGCCAGACGACGCCTAG